The following are encoded together in the Desulfovibrio aminophilus genome:
- a CDS encoding ABC transporter permease: MDFILEGLARALDLLLSGDEVTFSAVAATLKSSALAMAAALALGAPAGFCLGHLEFPGRRALRLAVDTALSFPTVVIGLIVYAFLTRRGPLGDWQMLFSVPGMSAGLTLLALPIVIAHTAAGVEGLDRRLRPTLLTLGAGPLRLALTTLREARFAVVLALAMAFGRVASEVGIAMMVGGNIKWHTRTITTAIALETGKGQFAEGIALGIVLLAIALVVNLLLVLLRRRMA, from the coding sequence ATGGACTTCATTCTGGAGGGTCTCGCCCGGGCCCTGGACCTCCTCCTGTCCGGCGACGAAGTCACCTTCTCGGCCGTGGCGGCCACGCTGAAAAGCTCGGCCCTGGCCATGGCTGCGGCCCTGGCGCTGGGCGCTCCGGCCGGATTCTGCCTGGGCCACCTGGAATTCCCCGGCCGCCGCGCCCTGCGCCTGGCCGTGGACACGGCCCTCTCCTTCCCCACCGTGGTCATCGGGCTCATCGTCTACGCCTTTCTCACCCGGCGCGGCCCGCTGGGCGACTGGCAGATGCTCTTCAGCGTGCCGGGCATGTCCGCGGGTCTGACCCTGCTGGCCCTGCCCATCGTCATCGCCCACACGGCCGCCGGCGTCGAAGGGCTGGACCGCCGCCTGCGGCCCACGCTCCTGACCCTGGGCGCGGGGCCCCTGCGCCTGGCCCTGACCACCCTGCGCGAGGCCCGCTTCGCCGTGGTCCTGGCCCTGGCCATGGCCTTCGGCCGGGTGGCCTCGGAGGTGGGCATCGCCATGATGGTCGGCGGCAACATCAAGTGGCACACCCGGACCATCACCACGGCCATCGCCCTGGAAACCGGCAAGGGCCAGTTCGCCGAGGGCATCGCCCTGGGCATCGTGCTCCTGGCCATCGCCCTGGTGGTCAACCTGCTTCTCGTCCTGCTGCGCCGGAGGATGGCGTGA
- a CDS encoding sigma-54 dependent transcriptional regulator: protein MAARILVVDDDAAFRGMLVEALRDKEFEVEEAGSAEEGISLAGDGDFDLVLQDVMLPGMSGIEAIPHLKRAAPLADIVVMTAFSSKDSAVEALKRGAYDYFTKPFSLAEMEVVIRRALEKRRLQGQVQALRTTLDREGPLSRIIGQGQAMLRVKEMVQRGAGLDADVLITGESGTGKELIADTLHALSPRAAAPFVKLNCAAIPENLLESELFGHEKGAFTGATAARRGRFEMAQGGSILLDEIGDMPLHLQPKLLRAVEQKQVERVGGSRAVTFDVRIIAATNQDLRERVEAKEFRADLYYRLNVAAIHLPPLRERKEDLALLADFFLDRIGRRMGGEPLSLAPDGLRLLQAQDWPGNVRQLANALERTAIFAASGRITAADLSQALQRRAEAVPEAALPEPGLPLKRAVNEYEKGLIVQALRRAGGVQTEAARLLGITAKNLWNKLQKHGLDPAACLRAL from the coding sequence ATGGCGGCCAGAATCCTGGTGGTGGACGACGACGCGGCCTTTCGGGGAATGCTCGTGGAAGCCTTGCGGGACAAGGAATTCGAGGTTGAGGAGGCGGGATCGGCCGAGGAGGGGATCAGCCTGGCCGGGGACGGGGACTTCGACCTCGTGCTCCAGGACGTCATGCTCCCCGGCATGTCCGGCATCGAGGCCATCCCGCACCTCAAGCGGGCCGCGCCCCTGGCCGACATCGTGGTCATGACCGCCTTCTCCAGCAAGGATTCCGCCGTGGAGGCCCTCAAGCGCGGGGCCTACGACTACTTCACCAAGCCCTTCAGCCTGGCCGAGATGGAGGTGGTCATCCGCCGGGCCCTGGAAAAGCGCCGCCTCCAGGGCCAGGTCCAGGCCCTGCGCACGACCCTGGACCGCGAGGGGCCCCTGTCCCGGATCATCGGCCAGGGCCAAGCCATGCTGCGGGTCAAGGAGATGGTCCAGCGGGGGGCTGGCCTGGACGCCGACGTGCTCATCACCGGCGAGTCCGGCACGGGCAAGGAGCTCATCGCGGACACCCTCCACGCCCTGAGCCCCCGGGCCGCCGCGCCCTTCGTCAAGCTGAACTGCGCGGCCATCCCGGAAAATCTGCTGGAGAGCGAGCTCTTCGGCCACGAGAAGGGGGCCTTCACCGGGGCCACGGCGGCCCGGCGCGGCCGCTTCGAAATGGCTCAGGGCGGCAGCATCCTCCTGGACGAAATCGGCGACATGCCCCTGCACCTCCAGCCCAAGCTCCTGCGCGCCGTGGAGCAGAAGCAGGTGGAGCGGGTGGGCGGCTCGCGGGCCGTGACCTTCGACGTGCGGATCATCGCGGCCACCAACCAGGATCTGCGCGAGCGCGTGGAGGCCAAGGAATTCCGGGCGGACCTCTACTACCGGCTGAACGTGGCCGCCATCCATCTGCCGCCCCTGCGGGAACGCAAGGAGGACTTGGCCCTGCTGGCCGATTTCTTCCTCGACCGGATCGGCCGCCGCATGGGCGGGGAGCCGCTGTCCCTGGCCCCGGACGGCCTACGCCTGCTCCAGGCCCAGGACTGGCCGGGCAACGTGCGCCAGCTGGCCAACGCCCTGGAGCGCACGGCCATCTTCGCGGCCTCGGGCCGGATCACGGCGGCGGACCTGTCGCAGGCCCTGCAACGCCGCGCCGAGGCCGTGCCGGAGGCGGCCCTGCCCGAGCCCGGCCTGCCGCTCAAGCGCGCGGTGAACGAGTATGAGAAGGGCCTCATCGTGCAGGCACTCCGGCGCGCCGGGGGCGTGCAGACCGAGGCGGCCCGGCTGCTGGGCATCACGGCCAAGAACCTCTGGAACAAGCTCCAGAAGCACGGCCTGGACCCGGCCGCCTGCCTGCGCGCCCTGTGA
- the cpaB gene encoding Flp pilus assembly protein CpaB gives MSRTVRSLLQMVLALVLALAAGVLVFRWLSARAPVQAAAPVTVRTVQVVVASVDLAKGVKIEPGMLRLAPFVEGSEPSQSFREAAPLAGRVLSQPVGKGEAVTAPRLAPEDVKVGGISAMLGPGRRAMAVKGNKVMGLAGFIRPGNLVDVLVTLPVGEREEKVTKLVLEKVPVLATGTELEPSGDGEKPSSVDVYTLDLTPEESEKLALAATQGTLNFALRNEADQETVLTNGADTAATLASLRPVQVARKAGDKAAPRPAVEVEVIRGGTRDRVRF, from the coding sequence GTGAGCAGAACCGTCAGATCCCTGTTGCAGATGGTCCTGGCCCTGGTCCTGGCCCTGGCCGCCGGAGTGCTCGTGTTCCGCTGGCTCTCCGCCCGCGCTCCGGTCCAGGCCGCGGCCCCGGTCACGGTGCGCACCGTGCAGGTGGTGGTGGCCTCCGTCGACCTGGCCAAGGGCGTGAAGATCGAGCCCGGCATGCTCCGGCTGGCCCCCTTCGTCGAGGGCAGCGAGCCGTCCCAGTCCTTTCGCGAGGCGGCTCCCCTGGCGGGCCGCGTGCTTTCCCAGCCGGTGGGCAAGGGCGAGGCCGTGACCGCTCCACGCCTGGCTCCCGAGGACGTGAAGGTCGGCGGCATCAGCGCCATGCTCGGCCCGGGCCGCAGGGCCATGGCCGTGAAGGGCAACAAGGTCATGGGCCTGGCCGGATTCATCCGCCCCGGCAACTTGGTGGACGTGCTCGTGACCCTGCCCGTGGGCGAACGCGAGGAGAAGGTGACCAAGCTCGTGCTGGAGAAGGTCCCGGTCCTGGCCACGGGCACGGAGCTGGAGCCTTCCGGCGACGGCGAGAAGCCGTCCTCCGTGGACGTCTACACCCTGGACCTGACTCCCGAGGAGAGCGAGAAGCTGGCCCTGGCCGCCACCCAGGGCACGCTCAACTTCGCCCTGCGCAACGAGGCCGACCAGGAGACCGTGCTGACCAACGGCGCGGACACCGCCGCCACGCTGGCCTCCCTGCGTCCGGTCCAGGTCGCGCGCAAGGCCGGGGACAAGGCCGCGCCCCGACCCGCCGTGGAGGTCGAGGTGATCCGCGGCGGAACCCGCGACCGGGTGCGCTTCTAG
- a CDS encoding Flp family type IVb pilin has product MTRLMQLFKDEEGVTALEYGLIAALIAAVIITAVTTLGTKVSGTFDTIAGKMPTTSTGSGG; this is encoded by the coding sequence ATGACCAGACTGATGCAGCTGTTCAAGGACGAGGAAGGCGTGACCGCCCTGGAGTACGGCCTGATCGCCGCCCTCATCGCGGCCGTGATCATCACCGCGGTGACCACCCTGGGCACCAAGGTCAGCGGCACCTTCGACACCATCGCCGGCAAGATGCCCACCACCAGCACCGGCTCCGGCGGCTGA
- a CDS encoding TadE/TadG family type IV pilus assembly protein — translation MRRKHSLLSRGVAAVEMALILPALLVMVFGLLESGNLFLSWLTVQKSAEMGARFAATGQGEDEGTRLAQIVEQADILLSTLSGAGSSVSVKSWPGLDTSGPGVTGSAGQPCGVVEVGVSFLYKPITPLVGDMMPETVQLTGADRKVNEPWKPCP, via the coding sequence ATGCGGCGCAAGCATTCCCTCCTCTCCCGCGGCGTGGCCGCCGTGGAGATGGCCCTCATCCTCCCGGCCCTGCTGGTCATGGTCTTCGGCCTGCTGGAGAGCGGAAACCTCTTCCTCTCCTGGCTCACGGTCCAGAAGTCCGCCGAGATGGGCGCGCGCTTCGCGGCCACGGGACAGGGCGAGGACGAGGGCACCCGGCTGGCTCAGATCGTGGAGCAGGCCGACATCCTCCTGAGCACCCTTTCCGGCGCGGGCTCCTCGGTCTCGGTCAAGAGCTGGCCGGGGCTGGACACCAGCGGCCCCGGCGTCACCGGCAGCGCGGGCCAGCCCTGCGGCGTGGTCGAGGTCGGCGTGTCCTTCCTCTACAAGCCCATCACGCCGCTGGTCGGGGACATGATGCCGGAGACCGTCCAGCTCACCGGCGCGGACCGCAAGGTCAACGAACCCTGGAAGCCCTGCCCCTGA
- a CDS encoding prepilin peptidase codes for MDLFIGAIVCAMLSVAVVTDLWDQKIPNLLTLPAMLAGLAYHGLARGLDGLAFSAAGLALGLAVMLVPFLLRLMGGGDVKLMAAVGAWLGAADAFSAFLFTCLAGGLYALFMLLRHGLLPRVLRNIRDAFLVLVATRKLEYAPVPAPAGRPLPRLCYGLAIAAGTVFSLVYTAWERGAIGL; via the coding sequence ATGGATCTGTTCATCGGCGCCATCGTCTGCGCCATGCTGTCCGTGGCCGTGGTCACGGACCTCTGGGACCAGAAGATCCCGAACCTGCTCACGCTTCCCGCGATGCTCGCCGGGCTGGCCTATCACGGGCTGGCCCGGGGCCTGGACGGACTGGCCTTCAGCGCCGCCGGCCTGGCCCTGGGCCTGGCCGTGATGCTCGTGCCGTTCCTCCTGCGCCTCATGGGCGGGGGCGACGTGAAGCTCATGGCCGCGGTGGGCGCGTGGCTCGGCGCGGCCGACGCCTTCAGCGCCTTTCTCTTCACCTGTCTGGCGGGCGGGCTCTACGCCCTGTTCATGCTGCTGCGCCACGGGCTCCTGCCCCGCGTCCTGCGCAACATCCGCGACGCCTTCCTGGTCCTGGTGGCCACCCGCAAGCTGGAATACGCCCCGGTCCCCGCGCCGGCGGGCAGGCCCCTGCCCCGCCTGTGCTACGGGCTGGCCATCGCCGCCGGCACCGTGTTCTCCCTGGTCTACACGGCCTGGGAGCGCGGGGCCATCGGCCTCTAG
- a CDS encoding type II and III secretion system protein family protein, whose translation MNARRIIFAAALVLALCWTRAAQAGPGFRILATEAPQAVQLVAGKSLILNSDSDIARISLAAPEQAELVLISPRQVYITGKKAGTTNLTLWGPGDRVNAVYDLEVVPDVTQLKHMLHTVLPNEAGIRVLSSGESVTLSGSVSSATNLSTALSLAEAAAPGKVVNLLRVGGVQQVMLEVRVAEMSRSVMKRLGFNFRFMSGDEILYSFLNRLTYLDEEGALTLSNNVGIAGTTSLGSGGASLSYFVDALKANGLLKVLAEPNLICLSGQTAEFLAGGEVPIPVPQGLGTVGIEYKPFGVGLKFTPTVLDSGTINIKVEPQVSDLDYSRAVTVNSFNVPSLTSRRASTTVELGNGQSFAIAGLIKDSLRENMSKFPVLGEVPILGALFRSSDFQKNESELIIIITPHLVKPLDVAKQSLPTDGFREPDDYEFYMLGLVEGRKSGPGVAGPAPRAKGTAGRAEGFDGEFGHMLPR comes from the coding sequence ATGAACGCGCGTCGAATCATTTTCGCGGCCGCCCTGGTCCTGGCCCTGTGCTGGACCCGGGCCGCCCAGGCCGGGCCGGGATTCCGCATCCTGGCCACCGAGGCCCCCCAGGCCGTGCAGCTCGTGGCGGGCAAGTCCCTGATCCTGAACAGCGACTCGGACATCGCCCGCATCTCCCTGGCCGCGCCGGAGCAGGCCGAACTGGTGCTCATCTCGCCCCGCCAAGTCTACATCACGGGCAAGAAGGCCGGGACCACGAACCTGACCCTCTGGGGCCCCGGGGACCGCGTGAACGCGGTCTACGACCTGGAGGTGGTGCCGGACGTGACCCAGCTCAAGCACATGCTGCACACGGTCCTGCCCAACGAGGCGGGCATCCGCGTCCTGTCCTCGGGCGAGTCCGTGACCCTTTCCGGCAGCGTGTCCAGCGCCACGAATCTGAGCACGGCCCTGTCGCTGGCCGAGGCGGCCGCGCCGGGCAAGGTGGTCAACCTCCTGCGCGTGGGCGGGGTCCAGCAGGTCATGCTCGAGGTGCGCGTGGCCGAGATGAGCCGCAGCGTCATGAAGCGCCTGGGCTTCAACTTCCGGTTCATGTCCGGCGACGAGATCCTCTACAGCTTCCTGAACCGGCTGACTTATCTGGACGAGGAAGGGGCGCTCACCCTCTCCAACAACGTGGGCATCGCGGGCACCACCAGCCTGGGCAGCGGGGGAGCCAGCCTGAGCTACTTCGTGGACGCCCTCAAGGCCAACGGTCTGCTCAAGGTCCTGGCCGAGCCGAACCTCATCTGCCTCTCGGGCCAGACCGCCGAGTTCCTGGCCGGCGGCGAGGTGCCCATCCCCGTGCCCCAGGGCCTGGGCACCGTGGGCATCGAGTACAAGCCCTTCGGCGTGGGCCTCAAGTTCACGCCCACGGTGCTCGACTCCGGCACCATCAACATCAAGGTCGAGCCCCAGGTTTCGGACCTGGACTACTCCCGGGCCGTGACCGTGAACTCCTTCAACGTGCCGTCGCTCACCAGCCGCCGGGCCTCGACCACGGTGGAGCTGGGCAACGGCCAGAGCTTCGCCATCGCCGGACTCATCAAGGACTCCCTGCGCGAGAACATGAGCAAGTTTCCGGTGCTGGGCGAGGTGCCCATCCTGGGCGCCCTGTTCCGCAGCAGCGACTTCCAGAAGAACGAGTCCGAGCTGATCATCATCATCACCCCGCACCTCGTGAAGCCCCTGGACGTGGCCAAGCAGAGCCTGCCCACGGACGGCTTCCGCGAGCCCGACGACTACGAGTTCTACATGCTCGGCCTGGTGGAAGGCCGGAAGAGCGGCCCCGGGGTGGCCGGTCCGGCTCCGCGGGCCAAGGGAACGGCCGGACGGGCCGAGGGCTTTGACGGCGAATTCGGGCACATGCTGCCCAGGTAA
- a CDS encoding ABC transporter ATP-binding protein, with protein sequence MNALFRLENAVVRYAGAEILRVESLEVPERSVFGLAGHNGSGKSTLLRLLALLERPTSGRVLVDGADSAGRERELRRGITLLDQEPYLLRRSVRENVAYGPRARGDVADLDRRVAEALDWVGLAPGFARRSWRELSGGEAQRVALAARLVLRPRALLLDEPTANLDAESVARINLAALRAREEWGATLVLVSHDMAWLSEMADTVLHLHHGRVAGRGRTNILRGSWLEEPGGSRLDRGDDVPLRAPAAPAPDSPAAVEPGDITLLPAADAATARFDTLLPAVVEELSRDRDGLLALCRAGDLRLLVRVAADRAVVPGTPVALGMERRAVRFLD encoded by the coding sequence GTGAACGCGCTCTTCCGGCTGGAGAACGCCGTGGTGCGCTACGCCGGGGCCGAGATCCTGCGCGTGGAGTCCCTGGAGGTCCCGGAGCGCTCCGTGTTCGGCCTGGCCGGGCACAACGGCTCGGGCAAAAGCACCCTGCTGCGGCTCCTGGCCCTGTTGGAACGGCCGACCAGCGGCCGCGTGCTGGTGGACGGCGCGGACAGCGCCGGGCGGGAACGGGAGCTGCGCCGGGGCATCACCCTCCTGGACCAGGAGCCCTACCTCCTGCGGCGCTCGGTGCGCGAGAACGTGGCCTATGGCCCGCGGGCGCGCGGGGATGTCGCGGACCTGGACCGCCGCGTGGCCGAAGCCCTGGACTGGGTCGGGCTGGCCCCGGGCTTCGCCCGCCGCTCCTGGCGCGAACTTTCCGGCGGCGAGGCCCAGCGCGTGGCCCTGGCCGCCCGTCTCGTCCTCCGGCCCCGGGCCCTGCTCCTGGACGAGCCCACGGCCAACCTGGACGCCGAGAGCGTGGCCCGCATCAACCTGGCCGCGTTGCGGGCCCGCGAGGAATGGGGCGCGACCCTGGTGCTCGTGAGCCACGACATGGCTTGGCTCTCCGAGATGGCCGACACGGTGCTCCACCTGCACCACGGCCGCGTGGCGGGCCGGGGCCGGACGAACATCCTGCGCGGCTCCTGGCTGGAGGAGCCGGGCGGCTCGCGCCTGGACCGGGGAGACGACGTCCCGCTGCGCGCCCCGGCCGCGCCCGCGCCGGACTCTCCGGCGGCCGTGGAGCCCGGGGACATCACCCTGCTCCCCGCCGCGGACGCCGCAACCGCCCGCTTCGACACCCTGCTCCCGGCCGTGGTGGAGGAGTTGTCCCGCGACCGGGACGGCCTGCTGGCCCTCTGCCGGGCCGGAGACCTGCGCCTGCTCGTCCGCGTGGCCGCCGACCGGGCCGTGGTTCCGGGAACCCCGGTGGCCCTGGGAATGGAGCGCCGGGCCGTGCGTTTCCTGGACTGA
- a CDS encoding TadE/TadG family type IV pilus assembly protein, with protein MRTRHSRRHGQKGMAAVEFALILPVLAALFFLVLEGANAIRTYSLISEASREAARLVLREGSTANVEFLVQSLTATQLPADSLNTNVTVDSEKKTVTVEVDYDYQSMLGTQAMVESFNSGKPYVLLARTTMPMP; from the coding sequence ATGCGCACGAGACACTCGAGACGGCACGGGCAGAAGGGGATGGCCGCGGTGGAATTCGCGCTCATCCTGCCCGTGCTGGCCGCCCTGTTCTTCCTGGTCCTGGAGGGCGCCAACGCGATCCGCACCTACTCCCTCATCTCCGAGGCCAGCCGCGAGGCCGCCCGGCTCGTGCTGCGCGAAGGCAGCACGGCCAACGTGGAATTCCTGGTGCAGTCCCTGACCGCCACCCAGCTCCCGGCCGACAGCCTGAACACCAACGTGACCGTCGACAGCGAGAAGAAGACCGTCACCGTCGAGGTTGACTATGATTACCAAAGCATGCTCGGCACCCAGGCCATGGTCGAATCCTTCAACAGCGGCAAGCCCTATGTCCTTCTCGCCCGCACCACGATGCCGATGCCGTAG
- a CDS encoding substrate-binding domain-containing protein yields MHRLFKKPALAVVLSLAVLLCAVPALAGDVLRMATTTSTQDTGLLDALGPAFQKDTGIELQWTAVGTGKALKLGEDCNVDVLMVHAPQAEKEFLDKGFGMDRKEIFYNDFVIVGPQKDPAKIKGKTVSEALKAVSSAKAPFVSRGDDSGTHKAELKLWKAAELPTPDKESWYISAGQGMLATLAMAAERGAYTLVDRGTWYKYEADQKGKAPLAILVEGDKPLLNQYSVMPVNPAHCPGVRADLAKKFSDWITSAKTQKFVGDFKVAGKPLFTPNAKK; encoded by the coding sequence ATGCATCGGTTGTTCAAGAAACCCGCCCTGGCCGTGGTCCTGTCCCTGGCCGTCCTGCTCTGCGCGGTTCCGGCCCTGGCGGGCGACGTCCTGCGCATGGCCACCACCACCAGCACCCAGGACACCGGCCTGCTGGACGCCCTGGGCCCGGCCTTCCAGAAGGACACGGGCATCGAACTGCAGTGGACCGCCGTGGGCACGGGCAAGGCCCTCAAGCTGGGCGAGGACTGCAACGTGGACGTGCTCATGGTCCATGCGCCCCAGGCCGAGAAGGAGTTCCTGGACAAGGGCTTCGGCATGGACCGCAAGGAAATATTCTACAACGACTTCGTGATCGTGGGCCCGCAAAAGGACCCGGCCAAGATCAAGGGCAAGACCGTGTCCGAGGCGCTCAAGGCCGTGTCCTCGGCCAAGGCCCCCTTCGTCAGCCGCGGCGACGACTCGGGCACGCACAAGGCCGAACTCAAGCTCTGGAAGGCCGCCGAACTGCCGACGCCGGACAAGGAGTCCTGGTACATCTCCGCCGGGCAGGGCATGCTGGCCACCCTGGCCATGGCCGCCGAGCGCGGGGCCTACACCCTGGTGGACCGGGGCACGTGGTACAAGTACGAGGCCGACCAGAAGGGCAAGGCGCCCCTGGCCATCCTGGTGGAGGGCGACAAGCCGCTGCTCAACCAGTACAGCGTCATGCCCGTGAACCCGGCGCACTGCCCGGGCGTGCGCGCGGACCTGGCCAAGAAGTTCAGCGACTGGATCACCTCGGCCAAGACCCAGAAGTTCGTGGGCGACTTCAAGGTGGCGGGCAAGCCGCTGTTCACGCCCAACGCCAAGAAGTAG
- a CDS encoding pilus assembly protein: MSFSPAPRCRCRRDGQRGATHVLVALLIPILLGAAGLALDLGNLYLAQTKLQAAVDAGALAGALQLPYDPDLTKDIARPAAIDMVHTNYAEAQIQSVAEGSEVRSLCVTATAEVKTLLLGVLGVNSGSVAAKACAGFNNLEVALVIDNTGSMKGTPISRVREAGADLVDLIIPDGAAPNTRVGLVPFRGKVKVLDAEGFPSGCLNADGSLNVGIHPDFMPLYYALPSYRRSQINLDTCTGIPPVHALTTDKDEIIAAISQMDALGAGSGTIISEGIKWGREVLTPEAPYTQGSSDDKIRKIMIVLTDGDTEDGTCGGAYAMSYTPNNYWTNAYYGMKVTNCHCENGGCLNQAMLTEAQKAKDAGIEIFAIRFGDSDSTDIQLMKQIASSKPGTNDHYFDAPSAEDIPDVFKLIGKQLGWRLLN, encoded by the coding sequence ATGTCCTTCTCGCCCGCACCACGATGCCGATGCCGTAGGGACGGCCAGCGGGGCGCGACCCACGTCCTGGTGGCCCTGCTCATCCCGATTCTGCTGGGAGCGGCTGGTCTGGCCCTGGACCTGGGCAACCTCTACCTGGCCCAGACCAAGCTCCAGGCCGCCGTGGACGCCGGAGCCCTGGCCGGGGCCCTGCAGCTGCCCTACGACCCGGACCTGACCAAGGACATCGCCCGCCCGGCGGCCATCGACATGGTCCACACCAACTACGCCGAGGCCCAGATCCAGAGCGTGGCCGAGGGCTCCGAGGTGCGCAGCCTCTGCGTCACGGCCACGGCCGAGGTGAAGACCCTGCTGCTGGGCGTGCTGGGAGTGAATTCCGGCAGCGTGGCGGCCAAGGCCTGCGCCGGGTTCAACAACCTGGAGGTGGCCCTGGTCATCGACAACACGGGCAGCATGAAGGGCACGCCCATAAGCCGCGTGCGCGAGGCCGGCGCCGACCTGGTGGACCTGATCATTCCCGACGGCGCGGCCCCGAACACCCGCGTGGGCCTGGTGCCCTTCCGGGGCAAGGTCAAGGTCCTGGACGCCGAGGGCTTCCCCTCCGGCTGCCTGAACGCCGACGGCTCGCTCAACGTGGGCATCCATCCCGACTTCATGCCCCTCTACTACGCCCTGCCGTCCTACCGCCGGAGCCAGATCAACCTGGACACCTGCACGGGCATCCCGCCGGTGCACGCCCTGACCACGGACAAGGACGAAATCATCGCGGCCATCAGCCAGATGGACGCCCTGGGCGCGGGCTCGGGCACGATCATCTCCGAGGGCATCAAGTGGGGCCGCGAGGTCCTCACTCCCGAGGCCCCCTACACGCAGGGCAGCAGCGACGACAAGATCCGCAAGATCATGATCGTGCTCACCGACGGCGACACCGAGGACGGCACCTGCGGCGGCGCCTACGCCATGTCCTACACGCCCAACAACTACTGGACCAACGCCTACTACGGCATGAAGGTCACCAACTGCCACTGCGAGAACGGCGGCTGCCTGAACCAGGCCATGCTCACCGAAGCCCAGAAGGCCAAGGACGCGGGCATCGAAATCTTCGCCATCCGCTTCGGCGACTCGGACAGCACGGACATCCAGCTCATGAAGCAGATCGCCTCCAGCAAGCCCGGCACCAACGACCACTACTTCGACGCGCCCTCGGCCGAGGACATCCCCGATGTCTTCAAGCTCATCGGCAAGCAGCTGGGCTGGCGTCTGCTGAACTAG